One Aegilops tauschii subsp. strangulata cultivar AL8/78 chromosome 7, Aet v6.0, whole genome shotgun sequence genomic window carries:
- the LOC109759654 gene encoding uncharacterized protein translates to MARAFARSISFPLSPSRSSSSSKPRAPSSSYHARSVSLPCRSHPILAHLHTHIRAVRAWAQQGLSALVASVAVGLAHVDALQAALGDLLDLPEAQAALSGAGGSVDRLLDSFLRLADAHGCFQEAMVALKQDVAEALAAVRRRDGARLASAVRSQRRAGKELARLAAAARECAVRPSRLSILSGGQGSAAEVEVTGLLMESAAATASASAALFGTVAALSASVASETCSCNGTASLVCLVTKNKKKKAAPGFGEDETAVAAVAERLEELEECIEELETGSEKVFRSLVQTRVALLNIHTLHIF, encoded by the coding sequence ATGGCGCGCGCCTTCGCGCGCTCCATCTCCTTCCCGCTTAGCCCGTCGAGGTCCTCGTCCTCGTCCAAGCCGCGCGCGCCGTCGTCGTCGTACCACGCGCGGTCCGTGAGCTTGCCGTGTCGGTCGCACCCGATCCTGGCGCACCTCCACACCCACATCCGCGCCGTGCGCGCCTGGGCGCAGCAGGGCCTGTCGGCGTTGGTTGCCTCCGTGGCCGTGGGACTCGCGCACGTCGACGCGCTCCAGGCCGCGCTCGGCGACCTCCTCGACCTGCCCGAGGCCCAGGCGGCGCTCTCGGGCGCCGGCGGCAGCGTCGACCGCCTCCTGGACTCTTTCCTCCGCCTCGCCGACGCGCACGGCTGCTTCCAGGAGGCCATGGTCGCGCTCAAGCAAGACGTCGCCGAGGCGCTAGCCGCCGTGCGCCGCCGCGACGGGGCGCGCCTGGCCTCCGCGGTCAGGTCGCAGCGCAGGGCCGGCAAGGAGCTCGCGCGCCTCGCCGCTGCGGCCAGGGAGTGCGCCGTCCGGCCATCGCGCCTCAGCATCCTCAGCGGTGGCCAAGGCAGCGCGGCGGAGGTGGAGGTGACGGGGCTGCTGATGGAGTCGGCCGCAGCGACGGCGTCGGCGTCCGCCGCGCTGTTCGGCACCGTGGCGGCCTTGTCGGCATCCGTGGCGTCGGAGACGTGCTCTTGCAATGGCACGGCGTCGCTGGTGTGCCTGGTGAcaaagaacaagaagaagaaggcggcGCCGGGTTTCGGGGAGGACGAGACGGCGGTTGCCGCCGTGGCGGAgaggctggaggagctggaggagTGCATCGAGGAGCTAGAGACCGGCAGCGAGAAGGTGTTCCGGAGCCTCGTGCAGACCAGGGTCGCGCTCCTCAACATACACACGCTGCACATCTTCTAG